From one Candidatus Hydrogenedentota bacterium genomic stretch:
- a CDS encoding fructosamine kinase family protein, with product MVNDLGAEIHRLMGVGVAEARPLGGGCVGEVCRARLTDGREVVVKVDRRAAPCLDTEGYMLDYLRAHSALPVPEVLCASPALLVMTLLPGESRFNGAAQAHAAELLAALHGVRGPAHGLERDTLIGGLHQPNAPNPSWVAFFRNMRLLHMADRALAEGRMPAGLHRRLCAFCERLDEFIREPEHPSLLHGDVWTTNVLALDGRITGFLDPAVYYGHPEVELAFITLFNTFGAPFFEAYQALRPLHPGFFEVRRDIYNFYPLLVHARLFGPGYLSGIEQTLRRLGF from the coding sequence ATGGTGAATGACCTCGGCGCGGAAATCCACCGTCTCATGGGTGTGGGGGTCGCGGAGGCGCGGCCTCTGGGCGGCGGATGCGTGGGCGAGGTGTGCCGGGCGCGCCTGACGGACGGGCGCGAAGTGGTGGTGAAGGTGGACCGGCGGGCCGCGCCCTGTCTGGACACCGAGGGATACATGCTGGACTATCTGCGGGCGCACAGCGCCCTGCCCGTGCCGGAAGTGCTGTGCGCGTCGCCCGCGCTGCTGGTGATGACGCTCTTGCCGGGGGAGAGCCGTTTCAACGGCGCCGCGCAGGCGCATGCGGCGGAACTGCTGGCGGCGCTGCACGGTGTGCGCGGCCCCGCCCACGGACTGGAACGGGACACGCTCATCGGCGGCCTGCACCAGCCGAATGCGCCGAATCCCTCGTGGGTGGCGTTTTTCCGGAACATGCGCCTCCTGCACATGGCGGACCGGGCGCTGGCGGAGGGGCGCATGCCTGCGGGACTGCACCGGCGGCTGTGCGCCTTCTGTGAACGGCTGGACGAGTTCATCAGGGAACCGGAGCATCCCTCCCTGCTGCACGGGGACGTGTGGACCACCAATGTGCTGGCGCTGGACGGGCGCATCACCGGATTCTTGGACCCGGCGGTGTATTACGGGCATCCGGAGGTCGAGCTGGCCTTCATCACGCTGTTCAACACCTTTGGCGCGCCGTTCTTCGAGGCCTACCAGGCCCTGCGTCCGTTACATCCCGGCTTCTTCGAGGTGCGCCGGGACATCTATAACTTCTATCCCCTGCTCGTGCATGCCCGCCTCTTCGGCCCCGGCTACCTCTCCGGAATTGAGCAGACCCTGCGCCGTTTGGGCTTCTAA
- a CDS encoding low molecular weight phosphotyrosine protein phosphatase, with translation MIKVLFVCLGNICRSPTAEGVFRELVRRQGLEGDILADSAGTSGWHVGAPPDSRSQAEARRRGVDLSGLRSRKVTEEDFGRFDLILGMDRDNVEDLLDICPPDRKDRVRLFTEFARTHRAGCVPDPYYGGPDGFAKVFDLVEDCAGGLLEHLLLRGGGHGE, from the coding sequence GTGATAAAAGTGCTGTTTGTTTGCCTGGGAAACATTTGCAGGAGTCCCACGGCGGAGGGGGTCTTCCGCGAACTGGTGCGCCGGCAAGGACTGGAGGGGGATATTCTGGCGGATTCAGCGGGGACCAGCGGCTGGCATGTGGGCGCGCCGCCGGACTCCCGGTCGCAGGCCGAGGCGCGGCGGCGCGGCGTGGACCTCTCCGGGTTGCGGTCGCGGAAGGTGACGGAGGAGGATTTCGGGCGGTTTGACCTGATTCTGGGCATGGACCGGGACAATGTGGAGGACCTGCTCGACATCTGCCCGCCGGACCGGAAGGATCGGGTGCGGCTCTTCACGGAGTTTGCGCGGACCCACCGGGCGGGCTGTGTCCCGGACCCCTATTACGGGGGGCCGGACGGTTTTGCCAAGGTTTTCGACCTGGTGGAGGACTGCGCCGGGGGGCTCCTGGAGCATTTGCTTTTGCGCGGGGGCGGCCATGGCGAATAA